ACGAGGCATCGGAGGTGAACGCGATGCCGCCGATCGTCGGCCGGGGCATCGGCACGAAGGAGGACTCGAAGGGAGTGGTCACGCCGCTCGCTTGCCTGGCCAGTGTCTTGGCGATGTTGCGGAAGAAGAGGTTCTCGAACACCAGGCCCATCGCGATGGTGGCCACCGCCAGCTCGAGCCCCCGGAAGCGAACGGCCGCGAGCGCGACCAGGGCGGCGAACGGCACGGTGACGATCCCGGCCCCGACGATCGCCCAGAACGGCGGCACGTCGTACGCGACGAGCGCGAACGCTGCGTACGAGCCCCACCCGAGGCCGAGCGCTGCGACGTGGAGGTTGAGCTGCCCGCTCCAGCCGGTCAGGACGACGAGGCTGAGGGACAGCACCGCGTAGGTGACCGCGATCGTGAGGACGAAGAGCCAGAAGTTCCCCGCGAGCGCCCCGGCGAGTGCCGCGCCGCCGAGCCAGAGCAGGCCGCGCCAACCGGCTCTGGTTCCTCGGAGACGCCTCACCATGCCGACGCCTCCCGGCCGGCGATCGGGGAGCCACGCCGGCCACGTGTGAGCATGAGGACGAGGAACACGGCGATGAAGCCGAACGCTTCGCTGACACCCGATACGTTGACGTAGCCGGTCATCACGCTCTGGGTGACGCCGATCAGGAGCGCGCCGGCAACCGCGAGCGGGACGCTGGTGAAACCGCCGAGCAGCGCCGCGCCGAACGAGGTCACCATGATCAGGGTCATCTGGAACGGGTTGAGGACCAGGAGCGGTGTGACGAGGATGCCGGCCAGGGCCGCGAGAACCGCGGCGATCGACCACGCGAGCGTCGACGCGCGAGACGGATCGACCCCGAGGAGCCGTGCGGCGGTGGGGTCCTCCGCCATGGCGGCGAGGCCGAGGCCCGTGTACGCCCGGTTGTTCCAGGAGATCAGCAGCGCCGTTGCCGAGATCGCCGCGACCGCGAGGATCAGCTCCTGCCCGCTGATGGAG
The Actinomycetota bacterium genome window above contains:
- a CDS encoding branched-chain amino acid ABC transporter permease; the encoded protein is MALFLQFVVAGLASGFVVALLALSVVVVYRSTRVLSFAQGAIASLSTYVFYQLSTVWGWTPWISLPLALIAAAVIGALAEIAAMRPLRKADALTRTVATLGLVLVLQVIMRTIWGGSETFVRRLSDRTLGAGNFSISGQELILAVAAISATALLISWNNRAYTGLGLAAMAEDPTAARLLGVDPSRASTLAWSIAAVLAALAGILVTPLLVLNPFQMTLIMVTSFGAALLGGFTSVPLAVAGALLIGVTQSVMTGYVNVSGVSEAFGFIAVFLVLMLTRGRRGSPIAGREASAW